The following proteins come from a genomic window of Ferviditalea candida:
- a CDS encoding metal-sulfur cluster assembly factor produces MMRQQDEVYAKLAAVYDPELDEPVTDMGFIEGVRIDGPEVTVYFRLPTYWCSPNFAFIMAEDIRNRIMELPWVNDVRIQLKDHCASDEINEGVSKGKSFFESFPSMSNGGLDEIRHTFRVKTYKSRQERILRHFIQSGLSHTAILNLTVAELSNYPGLEQDTHSLIEGYFAVRSEFGHTLKPGDTAFVRYDGQLIQPEDFSNYLLEIRRTRMSMEFNSNYCRGLLQTRYGEPGKENETEVIKQ; encoded by the coding sequence ATGATGCGACAACAGGATGAGGTCTATGCAAAATTGGCTGCCGTCTATGACCCGGAATTGGATGAACCTGTGACGGATATGGGGTTTATTGAAGGCGTCAGAATCGATGGGCCCGAGGTAACTGTCTATTTTCGGCTTCCGACCTACTGGTGCTCTCCCAATTTTGCTTTTATCATGGCGGAGGATATCCGGAATCGGATCATGGAGCTTCCTTGGGTAAACGACGTGCGGATTCAGCTCAAGGACCACTGCGCATCGGACGAGATCAACGAGGGAGTATCCAAAGGCAAGTCATTTTTTGAATCCTTTCCATCGATGTCCAACGGTGGCTTGGATGAAATCCGTCATACTTTCCGAGTTAAAACCTATAAATCAAGACAGGAACGCATTCTCAGGCATTTCATTCAATCGGGGCTGTCCCACACAGCTATTCTGAACTTAACCGTAGCGGAGTTGAGCAATTATCCAGGACTTGAACAGGATACCCATTCATTGATTGAGGGGTATTTTGCCGTCCGGTCCGAATTTGGTCACACCCTGAAGCCCGGCGATACGGCATTTGTGCGGTATGACGGGCAATTGATACAGCCTGAGGATTTTTCGAATTATTTATTGGAAATCCGACGCACGCGAATGAGCATGGAATTCAACTCGAATTATTGCCGCGGCTTGCTGCAAACTCGTTATGGGGAACCGGGCAAAGAAAATGAAACGGAGGTCATCAAACAATGA
- a CDS encoding amidohydrolase family protein — translation MYRTKNGEEIFVIDSHIALWDGSPENQLNVHGAQFINCFYDYHKNLSPEEWVWPKEKYLKYDEETLVHDIFNKGYVDMAIFQPVYLKEFYKNGFGDVEKNSRLAQKYPGRFISNGTFDPRAGERGLEYLEYLAEEHGIKGVKLYTAEWNGNSKGYKLTDPWAQKYLEKCEQLGIINIHVHKGPTITPLNRDAFDVADIDDAASSFPNLNFIVEHVGLPRLEDFCWIATQEANVYGGLAVAMPFIHSRPRYFAEIMSELIYWLGADRLLFGSDYAIWEPKWLIDKFMDFELPEDIQKETGAELTLEVKKKILGENAAALYGIDIEKQKEMLKNDQLAVAN, via the coding sequence ATGTACAGGACAAAAAATGGCGAAGAAATTTTTGTGATTGACTCCCATATCGCTTTGTGGGATGGAAGCCCGGAAAATCAATTGAACGTTCACGGCGCTCAATTTATCAATTGCTTTTACGATTACCACAAGAATCTCAGTCCCGAGGAATGGGTATGGCCCAAAGAAAAATACTTGAAATACGATGAGGAGACTCTGGTTCACGATATTTTTAACAAGGGCTATGTCGACATGGCCATTTTCCAGCCTGTTTACTTGAAAGAATTTTATAAGAATGGCTTCGGAGACGTTGAAAAAAACAGCAGGCTGGCTCAAAAATACCCGGGCCGCTTCATCAGCAACGGAACCTTTGATCCGCGTGCAGGAGAACGGGGTCTGGAATATCTTGAATACTTGGCAGAGGAGCATGGAATCAAGGGCGTCAAATTATATACGGCTGAATGGAACGGCAACTCCAAGGGATATAAATTGACCGATCCGTGGGCGCAAAAATATTTGGAGAAATGCGAGCAATTGGGAATCATTAACATTCATGTCCATAAAGGCCCCACGATCACACCTCTTAACCGGGATGCCTTCGATGTGGCGGATATTGATGATGCTGCGTCCAGTTTTCCGAATTTGAATTTTATTGTGGAACACGTCGGTCTGCCCAGATTGGAAGACTTCTGCTGGATTGCCACTCAGGAGGCCAACGTTTACGGCGGCTTGGCGGTTGCAATGCCTTTCATTCATTCTCGCCCGCGTTATTTCGCAGAAATTATGAGTGAATTGATCTATTGGCTGGGAGCGGATCGGCTGCTTTTTGGAAGCGATTATGCGATTTGGGAGCCTAAGTGGTTGATAGATAAATTTATGGATTTTGAATTGCCAGAGGATATCCAAAAGGAAACCGGGGCGGAGCTGACACTTGAAGTGAAAAAGAAGATTTTGGGCGAGAATGCTGCGGCTCTGTACGGAATCGACATTGAGAAGCAAAAGGAAATGCTCAAGAACGATCAGCTGGCCGTTGCCAATTAA
- a CDS encoding aromatic/alkene/methane monooxygenase hydroxylase/oxygenase subunit alpha, which translates to MSISLSKIKSQRNMSISEAHQRVKDLAWTPDYAQEAIKYPTDYKFSKAPKDTMKQVLQSYFFMEEEKDNRVYGAMDAALRGNMFRNAEPRWIEWMKLFLAIIPFPEISASRSMALLSNVVPNDELKNGYTMQMIDEFRHSTIQMNLKKWYMENYIDPAGFDITQKAFGKCYATTIGRQFGEGFITGDTITAANIYLQIIAETAFTNTLFVAMPSEAAANGDYALPSIFLSVQSDESRHINNGYGTLMMVLNEPENHDLLERDIRYAFWQNHAIVDAAIGTIIEYGTKDRRKNRESYADLWEKWIYEDYYRSYLIPLEKYGLKIHHDDVQAAWDRITKKNYVHKVAQFFATGWPVNFWRIDPLNEYDYEWFEAKYPGWYNEFGVWWDHYRELSKPGSTPIPFADTGYVYPHRCWSCLVPCLIREDFIVDEVDGELYTYCSEQCRWTHKVAFADNYNGRPTPSMGRFSGRRQWEEVYHGMDLADIIQDLGFVRPDGKTLIPQPHLIFDDSAMWTLDHVRGYELRSPLVDLRAMNPDERKKHIEQYRAGFTIKPLN; encoded by the coding sequence ATGTCGATATCTTTGTCAAAAATCAAGTCTCAGCGCAATATGAGCATCAGCGAAGCTCATCAGCGCGTGAAAGACTTGGCATGGACGCCTGACTATGCTCAGGAAGCAATCAAGTATCCTACGGATTATAAATTTTCCAAAGCCCCCAAGGATACAATGAAACAAGTTTTGCAGTCTTACTTCTTTATGGAAGAGGAGAAAGACAACCGGGTATACGGCGCAATGGACGCCGCTCTGCGCGGAAACATGTTCCGAAATGCGGAGCCGCGCTGGATTGAATGGATGAAGCTGTTTTTGGCGATCATTCCATTCCCGGAGATTTCGGCATCCCGCTCCATGGCTTTGCTCAGCAATGTAGTGCCTAATGATGAGCTGAAGAATGGCTACACCATGCAAATGATTGATGAGTTCCGGCACTCTACTATTCAAATGAATTTGAAGAAGTGGTACATGGAAAACTACATTGATCCCGCCGGTTTTGACATCACCCAAAAAGCATTTGGCAAATGCTATGCAACCACCATCGGACGTCAATTTGGCGAGGGCTTCATCACCGGCGACACGATCACGGCAGCAAATATTTACTTGCAGATTATTGCTGAAACCGCTTTCACCAATACGCTGTTTGTCGCCATGCCTTCGGAAGCGGCTGCAAATGGCGACTATGCGCTTCCCTCCATCTTCCTGTCAGTACAATCCGACGAATCGCGGCACATCAACAACGGCTACGGCACATTGATGATGGTCCTCAACGAACCGGAAAACCATGATTTGCTGGAACGCGACATCCGCTACGCCTTCTGGCAAAATCATGCGATTGTCGATGCCGCCATCGGCACAATTATTGAATATGGAACCAAAGATCGCCGTAAAAACAGGGAATCGTATGCCGATTTGTGGGAGAAATGGATTTATGAAGACTATTATCGAAGCTATTTGATTCCTCTCGAAAAATACGGTTTGAAAATTCACCATGATGACGTTCAGGCTGCATGGGATCGAATTACAAAGAAAAATTACGTTCATAAGGTGGCGCAATTCTTCGCTACCGGCTGGCCGGTAAACTTTTGGAGAATTGATCCGCTGAACGAGTATGATTACGAGTGGTTCGAAGCAAAATATCCGGGCTGGTACAACGAATTCGGAGTTTGGTGGGATCATTATCGGGAGCTATCCAAGCCCGGAAGCACGCCTATCCCATTTGCGGATACGGGCTACGTCTATCCGCACCGCTGCTGGAGCTGTTTAGTTCCCTGCCTGATCCGAGAAGACTTTATTGTCGATGAAGTCGACGGCGAGCTGTACACTTACTGCTCCGAACAATGCCGCTGGACTCATAAAGTGGCCTTCGCCGATAACTATAACGGGCGTCCCACCCCGTCCATGGGACGTTTCAGCGGCAGAAGACAATGGGAAGAAGTCTATCACGGAATGGACTTGGCCGACATCATTCAAGATCTCGGGTTTGTCCGTCCCGACGGAAAAACCTTGATCCCGCAGCCGCATCTTATTTTTGACGACAGCGCAATGTGGACGCTGGATCACGTGCGGGGCTACGAGCTGCGCAGCCCGCTTGTGGATTTAAGAGCAATGAATCCCGACGAGCGCAAAAAGCATATCGAACAGTATCGAGCCGGGTTCACTATTAAACCGCTGAACTGA
- a CDS encoding NADH:ubiquinone reductase (Na(+)-transporting) subunit F gives MTYKVTLEPVGIEMEVEEDETVLEAAFRQGIALMHGCKEGQCSTCKSMLIDGDIEMERYSTFALNEFEREQGYILLCKTLAYSDLTVELLQFDAEALKVSVPIKTYSAVVEKIENLTHDIRKLTLQLKAPEEIKFHSGQFVDIYLPGEETYRSYSMSNTPSQATRLEFMIKIFEGGKFSTLLDQRLKPGDELTVKGPYGNCIRREESTGDMILLGGGSGMAPLWSILNDMIEKRVNRNVTFFYGARTQNDLFYLEQFEQFAKTVKGFTFIPALSEPLEKDSWDGETGLITEVLARHIDSSPAQRDLEAFLCGPAPMIDAAIKVLKEKGVTSDRIFFDKFVPASN, from the coding sequence ATGACTTACAAGGTAACCCTGGAACCTGTAGGAATTGAAATGGAAGTGGAAGAAGATGAAACTGTCCTTGAAGCGGCTTTTCGGCAGGGAATCGCATTGATGCACGGATGCAAAGAGGGACAATGCTCTACCTGTAAGTCAATGCTGATTGACGGCGACATTGAAATGGAGCGTTATTCCACTTTTGCACTGAATGAATTTGAACGGGAACAAGGCTATATACTCTTATGCAAAACTCTTGCATACAGCGACTTAACCGTTGAATTATTGCAATTTGACGCTGAAGCGCTTAAAGTGTCGGTGCCGATCAAGACCTATTCCGCAGTCGTTGAGAAGATCGAGAATCTTACGCATGATATTCGGAAGCTGACGCTTCAATTGAAGGCTCCAGAGGAAATCAAATTCCATTCCGGTCAATTCGTCGACATCTACCTGCCGGGAGAAGAGACTTACCGTTCCTACTCGATGTCGAATACTCCAAGTCAAGCGACCCGCTTGGAATTCATGATTAAAATTTTCGAAGGCGGCAAATTTTCAACTCTGTTGGATCAAAGATTAAAGCCCGGCGACGAGCTTACCGTAAAGGGGCCGTATGGCAATTGCATTCGCCGCGAGGAAAGCACGGGCGATATGATACTTCTCGGCGGCGGTTCGGGGATGGCTCCTCTTTGGTCCATTTTGAATGACATGATTGAAAAAAGGGTCAACCGAAATGTCACTTTTTTCTACGGCGCCCGAACTCAAAACGACCTGTTTTATTTGGAGCAATTTGAACAATTTGCAAAGACGGTGAAGGGCTTTACATTCATCCCCGCGCTTTCGGAACCGTTGGAAAAAGACAGCTGGGATGGGGAAACGGGGTTAATTACAGAGGTTTTGGCCCGTCACATCGATTCATCGCCGGCACAGCGGGATTTAGAGGCCTTTCTATGCGGACCCGCACCGATGATTGATGCCGCTATCAAAGTCCTTAAGGAGAAGGGCGTCACTTCAGATCGAATTTTCTTTGACAAATTTGTTCCTGCTTCCAATTAA
- a CDS encoding toluene hydroxylase has protein sequence MRKDQAAMENDAIQSAEAGAKTFAGSNSRKYNYFEPKGRKATLYENVTVDVQPDPERYLLQGWIISFPDGTPAYSDKWTRIKSSNWHEFRDPNGEWERTHYTRVSAIEKQIILTLQNAKAEEAFQYVDRSWIEMLQNHLSASKHAEYGLGMVFQSAQRDGMSQMINNAILVNASDKLRYAQDIALYIMNIAEEAGIDEAAGKDNWLKNDHWQGVRKVVETFTASTDWAEQVFAINLVYEPLVGELFRSGFLMQYAASHGDFVTPTIVSTAEGDFERNLEYSVEMFDCFFNDPKYGDQNKRTAQEWLSKYVPLCAEAARQLQPIWSQPRVKVTTFPAAYSRAQERFHSILKTLGLELLKGVAL, from the coding sequence ATGAGAAAAGATCAAGCTGCTATGGAAAATGATGCGATTCAATCTGCTGAAGCAGGCGCAAAGACTTTTGCCGGCAGCAACAGTCGGAAATACAACTATTTTGAGCCCAAAGGACGTAAAGCCACCCTTTATGAGAACGTAACGGTCGATGTCCAGCCCGACCCGGAGCGTTACCTGCTGCAGGGATGGATCATCTCCTTCCCGGATGGAACGCCTGCGTACAGCGATAAATGGACCAGGATCAAAAGCTCCAATTGGCATGAATTCCGCGACCCGAACGGTGAATGGGAGCGAACCCATTATACCCGTGTTTCCGCTATCGAAAAACAAATAATTTTAACGCTTCAAAACGCTAAAGCAGAAGAAGCATTCCAATATGTGGACCGCAGCTGGATCGAAATGCTGCAAAACCATCTCAGCGCATCCAAGCATGCCGAATACGGCTTGGGCATGGTGTTCCAATCCGCCCAGCGCGACGGCATGAGTCAAATGATCAATAATGCAATCCTCGTCAATGCGTCCGACAAACTGCGCTATGCCCAGGATATTGCCTTATATATCATGAATATTGCCGAAGAAGCCGGAATTGATGAAGCGGCCGGGAAAGACAATTGGTTGAAGAACGACCACTGGCAGGGGGTTCGCAAGGTGGTTGAAACCTTTACGGCTTCAACCGACTGGGCTGAACAAGTGTTTGCGATCAACCTGGTGTATGAGCCCTTGGTCGGCGAATTGTTCAGAAGCGGATTTTTGATGCAATATGCCGCTTCGCACGGCGATTTTGTCACACCGACAATAGTGTCCACCGCTGAAGGCGATTTTGAACGAAATCTCGAGTACAGCGTGGAAATGTTTGATTGCTTCTTCAATGACCCGAAATATGGAGATCAGAACAAGCGGACTGCTCAGGAATGGTTGAGCAAGTATGTCCCCTTGTGCGCGGAAGCGGCCAGGCAGCTGCAGCCGATCTGGTCCCAACCGCGTGTTAAGGTAACTACCTTCCCTGCGGCTTATAGCAGAGCGCAAGAGCGTTTTCACAGCATTTTAAAAACACTTGGTTTAGAATTACTGAAGGGGGTCGCATTATGA
- the mimD gene encoding propane 2-monooxygenase effector subunit MimD translates to MSLKKLEQSFNNKCGVTLSDSVEGRVIADIMEGKPGIKVTHYPAMIRIDGTQQIEFDMKEISEALGRDFDPYLFQVEMSTHYGRMVMLDDKIILFANPEDAKEYIGF, encoded by the coding sequence ATGAGTTTGAAAAAACTGGAGCAAAGCTTCAATAATAAATGCGGAGTCACACTAAGCGACAGTGTGGAAGGCCGTGTCATTGCAGATATCATGGAAGGAAAGCCGGGAATAAAAGTCACTCATTATCCCGCCATGATTCGAATTGACGGAACGCAGCAGATTGAATTCGACATGAAGGAAATCAGCGAGGCTTTGGGACGCGATTTTGACCCTTATCTTTTCCAGGTTGAAATGTCTACACACTATGGACGAATGGTGATGCTGGACGATAAGATTATTTTATTTGCCAATCCCGAGGATGCAAAAGAGTATATCGGGTTTTAA
- a CDS encoding FMN-binding glutamate synthase family protein, giving the protein MAALILLLLFYRPIVKSIFGSFLKRLMIERYEENIWEMVTASIRLNPIMNVENSLRAETGKIIKRPFGSPRKFLNFDGLIFSPAQLSVMPTDGKASIDTKIIIGPCAKKPLQLNIPLLLGAMGYGVAVSEKVRIALAKGTAAVGTATNTGEGGFLPEDRKHAKHLILQYGKAKWSKDPEILKQADAIEIHIGQGAHASSSSKITPQDLPGRARDIMGLEPGEDAVLPSRHKELNKKEDLKNLVEYLRDAAGGVPIGIKLCASQRLEEDLESCIHAKVDFISIDGGQAGTKGSPPILEDAFGLPTIYALSRAVQYLEKREVKDKISLLIGGGFFTPEDCLKALALGADAVYMATAPLWAMTHMQVTKAIPFEPPTQLIYYSGKLKDDFDEETAAHYLQNFFVSFVEEMKTAVEALGKTSIREVNSKDLAALDELTSKVTKVPLAYQQ; this is encoded by the coding sequence ATGGCGGCTCTTATCCTACTCCTGTTATTCTATCGGCCTATTGTAAAATCGATTTTCGGCTCTTTTCTCAAACGTTTAATGATTGAACGCTATGAAGAGAATATTTGGGAAATGGTAACCGCATCAATACGATTAAACCCGATTATGAATGTTGAAAACAGTTTGCGGGCGGAAACCGGAAAAATCATCAAAAGACCGTTTGGCAGCCCGCGAAAATTTCTGAATTTCGATGGACTTATTTTTTCTCCGGCACAGCTTTCAGTGATGCCGACAGATGGAAAAGCATCGATTGATACCAAAATCATCATAGGTCCCTGCGCCAAAAAACCTTTACAGTTGAACATCCCCCTTTTATTGGGGGCGATGGGCTACGGGGTTGCGGTCAGCGAGAAGGTAAGAATTGCGCTGGCCAAAGGAACCGCTGCCGTGGGGACCGCCACAAATACGGGAGAGGGCGGTTTTTTGCCGGAAGATCGAAAACATGCCAAGCATCTGATTCTCCAGTACGGGAAAGCGAAGTGGTCGAAGGATCCGGAGATTTTAAAGCAAGCGGATGCCATTGAAATTCATATCGGACAAGGGGCGCATGCTTCCTCTTCGTCCAAAATCACGCCTCAGGATTTGCCGGGAAGAGCACGGGATATCATGGGATTGGAGCCCGGGGAAGATGCAGTTCTTCCGTCCCGGCACAAAGAGCTGAATAAAAAAGAAGATCTAAAAAATCTTGTTGAATACCTTCGGGATGCGGCAGGAGGCGTTCCTATCGGCATTAAACTTTGTGCAAGTCAAAGACTTGAGGAAGATCTTGAAAGCTGCATTCACGCCAAAGTTGATTTTATCTCGATAGACGGCGGACAAGCCGGAACCAAAGGCTCCCCGCCAATCCTCGAGGATGCCTTCGGGCTGCCAACGATCTATGCTTTATCCCGTGCTGTTCAATACTTGGAAAAAAGGGAGGTGAAGGATAAAATCAGCCTGCTGATCGGAGGGGGATTCTTCACGCCTGAAGATTGTCTGAAAGCACTTGCGCTTGGCGCCGATGCGGTTTATATGGCAACGGCTCCGTTATGGGCTATGACGCATATGCAGGTAACGAAGGCGATTCCTTTCGAGCCGCCGACGCAGCTCATTTATTATTCCGGAAAGCTGAAGGATGATTTTGATGAAGAAACGGCAGCCCATTACCTCCAAAATTTTTTCGTTTCGTTTGTGGAAGAGATGAAAACAGCGGTTGAAGCCCTCGGAAAAACGTCTATTCGTGAGGTTAACAGCAAGGATTTGGCCGCATTGGACGAGTTGACAAGCAAAGTGACCAAGGTCCCTTTGGCTTATCAGCAATAA
- a CDS encoding branched-chain amino acid ABC transporter permease, whose amino-acid sequence MVTFVFTIGMDVLFRYYDKITGGDYGISVPLHLEPAGLLNLSWDSQLPYYFTALTVVIVSLLVIWAILRSSFGYKLYAIREDSRAAKAVGINVFRIRLITFVVGSGLASLSGSVYVSYYKLIDPSTAFSFNTALNPVIYSIAGGVGNLFGGILGSALLVPLSSYLNRFAEHLPGLDRVVYGLLLMIFILLLPKGILGLIKNNKSKITEYKAAAEQSIEV is encoded by the coding sequence CTGGTCACCTTTGTTTTCACCATCGGTATGGACGTGCTGTTCCGTTATTATGATAAGATTACCGGCGGGGATTATGGAATCAGCGTTCCTTTGCATTTGGAGCCTGCGGGCTTGCTGAATTTGTCCTGGGACAGCCAGCTGCCCTATTATTTTACGGCATTGACGGTTGTGATTGTCAGCCTTCTCGTGATTTGGGCCATTCTCCGTTCGAGCTTCGGTTACAAACTTTACGCCATCCGGGAAGACAGCAGGGCGGCAAAAGCGGTCGGCATCAACGTTTTTCGGATTCGCCTGATTACTTTTGTGGTCGGTTCCGGCTTAGCCTCTCTATCGGGCTCGGTGTATGTCAGCTATTACAAATTAATAGATCCGAGTACGGCGTTCAGTTTTAATACGGCCTTGAATCCGGTTATTTATTCGATTGCGGGCGGCGTCGGCAATTTGTTTGGCGGTATTCTGGGATCCGCCCTTTTGGTGCCCTTGTCTTCCTATTTGAATCGATTCGCGGAACATTTGCCGGGCTTGGACCGGGTCGTGTACGGCTTGCTGTTGATGATTTTCATCCTGCTGCTGCCCAAAGGAATCTTGGGGCTGATCAAAAACAATAAATCTAAAATAACCGAATACAAGGCTGCAGCCGAGCAATCTATAGAGGTGTGA
- a CDS encoding ATP-binding cassette domain-containing protein: MIKAIGLSVSFGAIKALSDVTFSIDNDSEICGIIGPNGAGKSTFLSVIAGEINPTEGSIALFGSTIKKLTPEAACHLGIARTFQIPRPFYGLTVEDNVITSGLSAMSLKDSRLKAKELLKLLNIDRYAYATPRFWHFLSAFSFAVCRDIIFRWSPLFSPSVWTCCSVIMIRLPAGIMESAFLCIWSLRAC, encoded by the coding sequence ATGATCAAGGCCATAGGGTTAAGCGTAAGCTTCGGAGCCATTAAAGCATTGAGCGATGTAACTTTTTCCATCGACAATGATTCCGAAATCTGCGGAATCATAGGACCCAATGGGGCGGGCAAATCGACTTTTTTATCGGTAATTGCCGGCGAAATCAATCCTACTGAAGGCTCCATTGCATTATTCGGCAGCACAATTAAGAAGCTGACTCCCGAAGCGGCGTGTCATTTGGGTATAGCCCGCACGTTTCAGATTCCCCGGCCCTTCTACGGCTTAACCGTAGAAGATAATGTCATTACAAGCGGTTTAAGCGCCATGAGTTTAAAGGATTCACGGTTGAAGGCTAAAGAGTTGCTGAAGCTTCTGAATATAGACAGGTACGCGTATGCAACCCCGAGATTCTGGCATTTTTTATCGGCTTTTTCATTTGCCGTTTGTCGGGACATTATTTTTCGCTGGTCACCTTTGTTTTCACCATCGGTATGGACGTGCTGTTCCGTTATTATGATAAGATTACCGGCGGGGATTATGGAATCAGCGTTCCTTTGCATTTGGAGCCTGCGGGCTTGCTGA
- a CDS encoding N-acyl homoserine lactonase family protein, with protein MSDQTYEVYAIKYATREAKAHEHFHGSADPHENCPMPMDYFIWVAKSAQHAIVIDAGFNEEVARKRNRDFLRCPVEMLREIGVKAEEVPSVIITHMHYDHIGNLPKFPHSTFVLQEAEMAFWTGKYVSRKAFKHLVEVEDVLHLVKENFEGRIRFVSGNAEIVPGITVYQAGGHSAGLQFVKVRTESGNVILTSDVSHFYRNIEEDRPFSVVHDLASMYHAFDLVRSVSDPTSVLIPGHDPKVMERFPAASAELDGIVAKIS; from the coding sequence ATGAGCGATCAAACTTATGAAGTGTACGCGATTAAATATGCTACCAGAGAAGCAAAGGCCCATGAGCACTTTCACGGGAGCGCCGACCCTCACGAAAACTGCCCCATGCCGATGGACTACTTTATTTGGGTTGCCAAATCCGCTCAACATGCCATTGTGATTGACGCCGGATTTAATGAAGAAGTCGCCCGTAAAAGAAACCGCGATTTCCTCCGGTGCCCCGTTGAAATGTTAAGGGAAATCGGTGTTAAAGCCGAAGAGGTGCCTTCTGTCATTATTACGCATATGCATTATGATCATATCGGCAATCTGCCAAAATTCCCGCATTCCACATTCGTCCTGCAGGAAGCCGAGATGGCGTTTTGGACCGGAAAATACGTTTCCCGAAAGGCATTCAAGCACCTGGTTGAAGTGGAGGATGTCCTGCATTTGGTCAAAGAGAACTTTGAAGGGCGAATTCGCTTTGTATCCGGAAACGCGGAGATTGTCCCTGGCATTACCGTATATCAAGCAGGAGGGCATTCGGCGGGGCTGCAGTTTGTAAAAGTGCGGACGGAATCCGGCAATGTGATTCTGACTTCGGATGTCAGCCACTTTTATCGGAATATTGAAGAGGATCGTCCCTTTAGTGTCGTTCATGATTTGGCAAGCATGTATCATGCGTTCGACCTGGTCCGTTCCGTCAGTGATCCAACGTCCGTTCTCATCCCCGGCCATGATCCGAAGGTGATGGAGAGGTTTCCGGCTGCAAGCGCAGAGCTCGATGGCATTGTTGCAAAAATATCTTGA
- a CDS encoding alpha/beta fold hydrolase produces the protein MSLVEITSWLAKVQGDEELQNLLGSHAFAFLLKTGDDKYLWTVDKKSVQVDDKLTLDHVWDFSIHIPQTAWEKFLAPVAPAFHNTLQAMVAKVQGVAIEGNRLIWAQSIGIVERILFLARAFEVPPVDGESDFAPESIKGHYIAMHADGEKYVTYYEEAGQGYPVIFLHTAGSDSRQYKQLLGNRELQKKWRMIAFDLPYHGKSEPPDGWWKKTYQLTTHLYTEWILGFMKALDLYDKKPIISGSSMGGAIVLYLAGQYGELFKGVISLEGGFGTAGRKISWTNHSQVHAGQFLASWVGGLMSPESPEYYRRLVLWEYAQGGPGVYQGDTHFYSHDFPEVSQTIGKTKCPLWILCGDYDYSCTPEMSEEAARRMEGTFVRMERMGHFPMSENPKGFLRYFLPVLEEASG, from the coding sequence ATGTCTTTAGTGGAAATAACGTCTTGGCTGGCGAAAGTGCAAGGTGATGAAGAACTGCAGAATCTGCTCGGCTCGCATGCGTTTGCATTTCTTTTAAAGACGGGTGATGACAAATATTTATGGACAGTCGACAAGAAATCCGTGCAGGTTGACGACAAGCTTACGCTTGATCATGTTTGGGATTTTTCGATCCATATTCCCCAAACGGCATGGGAAAAGTTTTTGGCGCCGGTCGCTCCGGCCTTTCACAACACTCTGCAGGCGATGGTGGCAAAGGTCCAAGGGGTCGCCATCGAGGGGAACCGTTTGATTTGGGCGCAATCGATCGGCATTGTGGAAAGGATATTGTTTCTAGCCAGAGCCTTTGAAGTTCCGCCGGTCGATGGAGAAAGCGATTTTGCCCCGGAGTCGATCAAGGGGCATTACATTGCGATGCATGCGGATGGTGAGAAGTATGTGACCTATTACGAAGAGGCAGGCCAAGGCTATCCCGTCATTTTCCTGCATACGGCCGGCTCGGATTCGCGCCAATACAAACAATTATTGGGCAATCGGGAGCTACAAAAAAAATGGCGGATGATTGCGTTCGACTTGCCGTATCATGGGAAGTCGGAACCGCCGGACGGCTGGTGGAAAAAAACCTATCAATTGACAACGCATCTATATACGGAGTGGATTCTGGGATTTATGAAAGCGCTTGATCTTTATGATAAGAAGCCGATCATTTCCGGATCATCGATGGGGGGTGCAATTGTTCTTTACCTTGCGGGCCAATACGGGGAACTGTTTAAAGGAGTCATTTCTTTGGAGGGGGGATTTGGAACCGCAGGCAGAAAGATTTCTTGGACGAATCATTCGCAGGTGCATGCCGGCCAATTTCTGGCTTCATGGGTCGGCGGCCTGATGTCGCCGGAAAGCCCTGAATATTATCGGAGATTGGTGCTGTGGGAGTATGCGCAAGGGGGCCCGGGCGTCTATCAGGGAGATACCCATTTTTACAGCCATGACTTTCCCGAGGTTTCTCAAACAATCGGGAAAACGAAATGCCCTTTATGGATTTTGTGCGGCGATTATGATTACTCCTGCACCCCCGAAATGAGTGAAGAGGCTGCAAGGAGAATGGAAGGAACGTTCGTCAGAATGGAACGCATGGGTCATTTTCCGATGTCGGAAAATCCGAAGGGCTTCCTGAGATATTTTTTGCCGGTGCTTGAAGAGGCTTCCGGATAA